The proteins below are encoded in one region of Mycobacterium shinjukuense:
- a CDS encoding YraN family protein, producing the protein MTTLKTMTRIQLGAMGEALAVDHLTRLGLRIVDRNWRCRYGELDVIACDDATGAVVFVEVKTRTGDGYGGLAHAVTERKVRRLRRLATLWLAGQDGGFAAVRIDVIGVRIGRRRTPELTHLQGIG; encoded by the coding sequence ATGACGACCCTCAAGACGATGACCCGGATCCAACTGGGGGCGATGGGCGAGGCGCTGGCGGTGGATCACCTGACGCGGCTGGGGTTGCGGATCGTGGACCGCAACTGGCGCTGCCGCTATGGCGAGCTCGACGTGATCGCCTGCGACGACGCCACCGGCGCGGTGGTGTTCGTCGAGGTCAAAACCCGCACCGGGGACGGCTATGGCGGGCTGGCGCACGCGGTGACCGAGCGTAAGGTCCGCCGCCTGCGCCGCCTGGCCACGCTGTGGCTGGCCGGTCAGGACGGGGGCTTCGCCGCGGTCCGCATCGATGTGATCGGCGTGCGGATCGGCCGGCGGCGCACCCCCGAGCTCACCCATCTGCAGGGGATCGGCTGA